The Kitasatospora albolonga nucleotide sequence GTCCCCTACCCAGGGGTAGCGCTCTCTGGCAAGCTGCGCCCATGACTGCCCGCGCCGCTGACCGGACCCGCTACAACCGGGCCACCGCCCATCTCGACGCCCCGATCGCCATCGTCGATCTGGAGGCGTTCGACGACAACGCCGACGATCTGGTGGCCCGGGCGGGCGGGAAGCCCGTCCGGGTGGCGAGCAAGTCCGTGCGGTGCCGGGCCCTGTTGGAGCGGGTGCTCGCGCGGCCCGGGTTCGCCGGGATCATGTCGTACACGCTGGCGGAGTCGTTGTGGCTGGCGCGCGCCGGGTTCGAGGACGTGCTGCTGGCGTATCCGTCCGCCGACCGGAGCGCCTTCGCCGAGCTGGCGGCCGATCCGAAGCTGGCCGCCGCCGTGACGGTGATGGTGGACGACCACTCCCAGCTGGAGCTGATCGACGCCTCCCGGGCCGGTGGGCAGGAGGAGATCCGGGTCTGCCTGGAGCTGGACACCTCGCTGCGGCTGCTGGGCGGCCGGATCAGGATCGGGGCGCTCCGTTCGCCCCTGCGCTCCCCCGCCCAACTCGCCGAGCTGGCCCGCTCGGTGGCCCGCAGGCCGGGGTTCCGGCTGGTGGGGCTGATGGCGTACGAGGGGCATGTCGCCGGGGTCGGTGACGCGGTCGCCGGACGGCCGCTGCGGTCCCGGGCGATCCGGCTGATGCAGGCCACCGCCCGCAAGGAGCTGGCCGTCCGGCGCGCCGAGGTGGTGCGGGCCGTGCGGGCGGTCGCGCCCGACCTGGAGTTCGTCAACGGCGGCGGCACCGGCAGTGTGCAGCACACGGCGGCCGAGGCCGCGGTGACGGAGATCGCGGCCGGTTCGGGGCTGTACGTGCCGCGCCTCTTCGACAACTACACCTCGTTCACCGCCCGCCCGGCGGCCCTGTTCGCGCAGCCCGTGGTGCGGCGGCCCGGCGTGGGCGTGGTGACGGTGCTCGGTGGCGGGTACCCGGCCTCGGGGGCCGCCGGGGCGGACCGATCCCCGGTTCCGTACCTCCCCGAAGGGCTGCGCTACGACCCGCAGGAGGGCGCGGGCGAGGTCCAGACGCCGCTGCTGGGCTCCCCCGCCGACGATCTGCTGATCGGTGACAAGGTCTGGTTCCGGCACGCCAAGGCCGGTGAGCTGTGCGAGCGGTTCGACGCGCTGCGGCTGATCGAGGGCGACCGGGTCACGGCGACCGTTCCGACGTACCGGGGTGAGGGGAAGACCTTCCTCTGAGCCCTGCCCCCCGGGGCGGGGTTCAGGGGCCGATCGACGCGCCCACCCCGCCGCTCGTCGCGCTGTCCCCGATCGGCCGGATGGACCGGGTGATCGTGTCCATCAGGGAGACCGGCAGCTCCGCGCGGCCCGCGTCGAAGGCGAACCGGACGATCACCGGGGTGCCGCTGCCCACCGTCGACGGGAAGGCCAGCGACTGCACGGTCCCGCCGGGGCCCTTCCCGGTGACGACCTGCCAGCGCACCAGGTGTCCGGTGCGCCCGGCGACGGTCACCGGCTTCGAGGCGAGCACCTTGTGGGACGTGATGCCGCCGTGGGTGCTGCGGCCGAGGTCGTCCTCCCCGTACGCCTTGTCGGCGGCGGTGGTGATGTCGGCCTCGGCGATGGCCTCGGGGTCGCTCTCCCCGGCCCGGGCGGTGCGGGTGGAGACGGTGCCCCGGTAGCAGAAGGACGCGTCGGTGCCGGGGCAGTCGTAGGAGACCGCCGTACGCATGGTGGGCACGGCGTCGGACGCCCTTGTCGACTTCTCCCAGCCGTCCGGCACCGCCAGTGTGATCCCGTTGAGCTGGTCGACAAGCACGGCGGGGTCCTCGTCCGGGTCGCCCGTGGACGGGGAGGGCGAGGGGGTCGCGGAGGCCGTGGCGGGTGCGGTGGGGGCGGGGGTGTCCGTCGCGGCGCCCGGCCCCGGGGCCGCTCCCGTACCGCTGTCGTCGGGGCCCAGCAGGAACACCGCGGTGACGGCCGTGGCGAGGACCAGCGCGCCCGAGAGCGCGATCGCCAGGACCCCCGTGCGGCCGCCGCCCCGGGGAGGTACGGGTGCGGTCGGAGGTCCGAACGTCTGGGGGGCGTACGGCTGTTGCGCGGGCGCGTGCGGTACGTGGTGGGCGGCGGCGGACGCGCGGGTGTGCGCGGTCCACGCCGTGCCGTCCCACCAGCGCTCGGTGCCGGGTGCCCCCGCGTCCGGATACCAGCCGGGCGGCGTCGCGAAGCTCATGGACACACCCTAGGCGGCCACCGGGCGTTCGAAGCGGTTACGGAGCACCCGGCACCCCGTCCCGCCCGGTGCGGGAGAGCAGGTCGCGGGCCGGGCCCGTGGGGCGGTGGCCCGCAGGCCAGACGGCCCGCAGCTGGCGGCGCAGCCGTACGCCCGCGACCGGGATCTTGACCAGGCGGCGGGCGGACAGCTCCTCGCCCAGGGCCAGTTCGCTCAGGACGCAGGGTCCGGCGCCGCTCTCCGCCGCGCCCTTCACGGCGGTCGTGGAGGAGAGCTCCAGCAGCGGCTGGGCGAGCCCGCCGTGGACGGCCAGGGCCGCGTCCAGGA carries:
- a CDS encoding alanine racemase, which produces MTARAADRTRYNRATAHLDAPIAIVDLEAFDDNADDLVARAGGKPVRVASKSVRCRALLERVLARPGFAGIMSYTLAESLWLARAGFEDVLLAYPSADRSAFAELAADPKLAAAVTVMVDDHSQLELIDASRAGGQEEIRVCLELDTSLRLLGGRIRIGALRSPLRSPAQLAELARSVARRPGFRLVGLMAYEGHVAGVGDAVAGRPLRSRAIRLMQATARKELAVRRAEVVRAVRAVAPDLEFVNGGGTGSVQHTAAEAAVTEIAAGSGLYVPRLFDNYTSFTARPAALFAQPVVRRPGVGVVTVLGGGYPASGAAGADRSPVPYLPEGLRYDPQEGAGEVQTPLLGSPADDLLIGDKVWFRHAKAGELCERFDALRLIEGDRVTATVPTYRGEGKTFL